In Helicobacter pylori Shi112, the genomic window CACCGCCTTTAGTGAGTTCATCAGGTTTTAACAAATCTTTTTTATCCCAATTGCGTAAGGTTTGGATAGTTACACCCAAAAGCTTACTCGCTTGACCGATTGATAGCATTCTTTTATTCATGCAAGCAGTATAACACAAAACTTAATAACCTATACAAAAATTATAGTATTTTATAGGTTATTATAGGATTTTAGTTTCTGTTTGTAACCCCTTTAAAGGGAACCAGTGCCAATAATTCCCTCCAGCAAAAAACACGATCAACACCACCGCAAACAAAAAGGCCGGGATAGCGTTAGCGACAATGATCACCACGCTGCTTAGCACATCTAAAGGCTCGTTATTGCGTTTGGCCTTGAAAATCCCTAAAGGGATAGAAATAAGATAAATCAAAAGCGTGCTAAAAAGCCCTAACGAAATGGATACGGGCAATTTTTCCTTAATCAAATCTATCACTTTAATCTGGCGATAAAAGCTCTCCCCAAAATCAAATTGCACATATTTTTTAAGCATGAGAAGGTAGCGCTCCCCTATGGGCTTGTCAAAACCATAGAGTTTTTTTAAATTTTCTAACAAATCGCTCTCCAACCCTTGAGATCCCCTATAGGCGCGATCTTTAACAACGCCTTGGGTTTCTTTGGACTGCGTGTTATTGATTTTAGCCATCATCTGCTCTATAGGGCCTCCAGGGGCCGATTGGATCAGAAAGAAATTGATAGTCATGATGGCCAATAAAGTAGGGATAATCAAAAGCAAGCGTTTAAGAATATAAGCAATCATTGAAGACCCCTTTCTTTTTTTACCCACCACAAATACGGCGAAAATCCATAGCTAGGGCTGATTTCAGGCATGCCAATGTAATTATACGCTGCGATCCTGTAATTAGGCAAATAAAAATGCGGTATCACATAAAACCCCCACAATAACACCCTATCCATCGCTTGAATGGCGGCTAGTTGCTCCTTATAATCTTTAGCGTTAATGATTTTTTCAATCAAATCATCTACCGCTTTACTAGAGATTCCCGCATAATTCCTTGTGCCTTTTTCTTTAGCGCTCAAAGAGCCAAAATAAAAGCGTTGCTCATTACCCGGGAAAGACGATTGGCCTATCACCCCTACAATCATGTCAAAATCATAGCTTTTGACCCGATTGACATACTGGCTTAAATCCACTCTTTGGATTTTCATTTCAATCCCTAACACCCTTAAGTTTTTAGCAAAAGCTAGAGCCAGTCTTTCAAAGGCCGGGCTGTTTAAAAGCAAAGTGAAACTAAACGGCTTGTTATTCTTATCCACTAAACGCATGTTTTTGTAAGAAAAGCCCGCGCTTTCTAAAAGCTTTTGAGCGTATTTTAAATTTTCCCTCAAATTATAGCCCAAAACATCAGCCCCATCGGTTCTGGGCACGACATAAGGCTCTTTAAAAACCCTTTCATCCAAACTCTTTTCATAAGGGGCTAACAGAACTTTTTCTTCAGGGCTTGGAAGAGAAGGGGACGCATAAACAGAGTTGCTGAAAAAACTAGTGGTGCGTTTGTATTGCGAAAAAAACAAATTTTTATTCGCCCATTCAAAATCAAACGCATAAAATAAGGCTTCACGCACCCTTTTATCCTTAAAAATTTCCCGGCGCGTGTTGAAGAAAAACCCTTGCATGCCGCTTGGCATTTTATGGGCTATTAGGTATTTAGTGATTTTTTTATTGTCTATAGCTTTCCCCACATAGCCCCTAGCCCAAACCTTAGCCGTGCTTTCAATGCGCCAATCATACGCCCCGCTTAAAAAAGCCTGTAAAGCAATGGTTTCGTCTTTATAATACTCAAATTTGATCTCATCAAAATTGAATTGCCCCTTTCTGCTAGGCAAATTCCTCGCCCAATAATTAGGGTTTCTTTGGTAGGTGATTTTCTTGCCCACATCAAAAGAAGCGATCATATAAGGGCCGCTAGAAACAGGAATGAGTAAAGGGTTTTTGGTGAAATAATCCTTTTGAAACGCTTTTTTGGAAAAGATTTGCAACTGCCCTAAAATGAGAGGCAATTCTTTATTTTCAGTGGTTTTGAAAATGAATTTAACATGGTGTTTGTCTAAAATAACCGCCTTTTTAACATCTTGGTAATACTGCCTGTAAATAGGCGATCCTAATTCCATTATCGTATCAAAACTAAACTTCACATCGCTCGCTAAGATGGGAGCGTTATTGCTGAATCTCGCTCTTTTGTCTAAGGTAAAAATCACATAGCTGTTATCCTTAGCCACTTCTGCGTCTTTAGCGATCAAGGGGTATTCGGCATAAGGTTCGTCCAAACTTTGCACCATTAAAGTGTCATAAATCAGATCCAAGCCTTCGGCTTTAGTGCCTTTAAGCGCAAAAGGGTTAAGGCTATCAAAAGTCCCTATAGCGTCATTCCTTAAAACACCGCCTTTTCTAGCGTTAGGGTTAGCGTATTCAAAATGCGTGAAATTGTCTTTATATTTAGGCTCTTCGCCCAAGTATAAATAAGGCGTAGCCTTAAGGAAACAAAACACCCCTAACCATAAGCTTAAAATTTTAAAGACCACTCAAACCAACCCCATCAATTCTTTAGCCTTTTGGTAAGTCGCTTGCGCTAAAGGCTTGGCTTTTTTAGCGCCGCTATTTAAAACGGCTTTTACTTCATCATCGCTGATTTCTTTGTATCTTTCTTGGATGGGTTTTAAAGCCTGGATCACCACTTCAGCCAATTCCTTTTTAAAATCCCCATAGCCCTTATTTTTGAAACGCTCTTCTATGCTTTCTGGGCTTTCATTGCTTAAAAGCATGTAGATATTTAAAAGGTTAAAAACGCCCTCTCTTTTTTCATCAAATGCAATAACGCCCATAGAATCAGTGGCCGCTTTTTTGATTTTTCTTACAATAATGTCCGGCTCATCTAAAAGAAAAATCGCATGGTTAGCCCCTTGATGCGATTTACTCATCTTCACTTTTGGATCATCTAGCCCCATAACCCTTGCCCCCACTTTAGCGATCAAAGGCTCTGGTACTTTAAAGCAACTCCCAAAATCCCTGTTAAATTTTTCTGCAATATTTCGCGTGAGCTCTAAATGCTGTTTTTGATCTTCGCCCACTGGCACTAAATCGCTTTGGTATAATAAAATATCTGACGCCATTAAAATAGGGTAATTGAAAAGCCCCACATTCACGCTTTTAGGGTTTTTTAAAGACTTGTCTTTGAATTGCGTCATTCTTTGCATTTCCCCCATAGACACCTGGCAATTTAATAGCCATGCTAAAGCCGGGTGCTCATCAATTTCACTTTGAATGAATAACCCCGATTGCTTAGGATTAATCCCGCAAGCTAAAAGCAATTTGACCAGCTCATAGCTTTGGGATTTTAAAAATGCCGGATCTATGGGCAAAGTAATCGCATGCGAATTGACGACGCAAAAAAGGTTTTCATATTCATCTTGCGCCTCTACCCAATGCTTGATCGCTCCTAAATAGTTGCCCAAATGGATTTGCCCGGTAGGTTGGATGCCTGAAAAGACTCGTTTTTTGTGCATGTTGTTTCTCGCTCATTAGTTTAGCGTTTATTGTAACCACCTAATTTTAATATTTTAATTTATCTTAGTTTTTAAGAACGCTTGATCCCAGAAAAGAGTAACACTTCATAGCTCAATTTTTCAAACGCCATGTTTTGAAAAAAATGTTTTTTTTGCTTGAAACTCAGCGTTGAACCCCCCAAAAGACCGCATTTTTTAAGGTAATTCAAAGCATCTTGTTTGCGGTTGAAATAAAGAACGAAGCGCTTGTTTTCCAATTCTATTTGAAAATTTTTAAAAGCGTTTTTGATTAAGGATTTGATCGTTTTGAGATCCCTTAAAGGCGAAGGCGTGCCTAAAAATTCATGCACTTCATGCAAACTAAAATCCGTATGGATAGCTAAAGCCACCTCCTTACTAAAAAGAGCGATTTTTTCTAAAACGCTTTTTAAATCCCTTGCCCATTGTAAAGAAGAAGAAGACACAACCAGATCGTAATCGCAAAAAACATGTTCTTCAAAATCCGCATGCTCTAAAGAGATTTTTTGAATGTTAATAGAATGCGTGGGGTGTAATTTGAGCATGTTTATAGAATTATCCAAAGCGATAAAGTCTTCAATCAAAATATTTTGCCGCTCTAAAGCGTTAAAAACAGCCCCACTCCCTGATCCTAGATCCAAAACTTTAGCGTAATGTTTTTGTTTTAAAAATTGAACAAGACAGATAGCGATTTGCTGTTGGATATGGGCAAAGAGATGATAAGTTTTGGCATGCTTATTGAATGCATGCTGATTGAATGAATGAAAAGAGTCCAACACCACCGCCTTTAACGCGCCACGCTTGAAATTAAAACTAAATTTTAGTGTATTCTTAGCAAATTTTAGATAAGATCAAGGGTAATTTTTTCTAAATTTTAGGCATTTAAGGAATCAGTGTTTATGACAAGCGCTCTGTTAGGCTTACAAATTGTTTTAGCGGTATTGATTGTGGTGGTGGTTTTGTTGCAAAAAAGTTCTAGCATCGGCTTAGGGGCTTATAGCGGGAGCAATGAGTCTTTATTTGGCGCTAAAGGGCCTGCGAGCTTTATGGCGAAATTGACCATGTTTTTAGGGCTGTTATTTGTTGCTAATACCATCGCTTTGGGCTATTTTTACAACAAAGAATACGGCAAAAGCATTTTAGATGAAACTAAAACCAACAAAGAGCTTTCACCCTTAGTCCCTGCCACCGGCACGCTTAACCCAACGCTCAATCCCACACTAAACCCTACACTCAACCCTTTAGAGCAAGCCCCCACTAACCCTTTAATGCCCAAACAAACGCCTAGCGAACTTCCTAAAGAGCCAGCCAAAGCGCCTTTTGTTGAAAGCCCCAAACAGAATGAAAAAAATGATGCCAAAAAAGAGAATAAAGAGAATAATATAAAGGGCGTTGAAAAAACCAAAGAGAATGCAAAAACGCCCCCAACCGCCCACCAAAAGCCTAAAACGCACACGCAAACCAACGCCCATACAAACCAAAAAAAGGATGAAAAATAATGTTACAAGCCATTTATAACGAAACCAAAGATCTGATGCAAAAAAGCATTCAAGCTTTAAATAGGGATTTTTCCACTCTAAGGAGCGCGAAAGTTTCAGTCAATATTTTAGATCACATCAAAGTGGATTATTACGGCACGCCCACGGCATTAAATCAAGTCGGATCCGTAATGAGCTTAGATGCGACCACTCTTCAAATCAGCCCGTGGGAAAAAAACCTGCTCAAAGAAATTGAAAGATCCATTCAAGAAGCCAATATCGGCGTGAATCCTAATAACGACGGCGAAACGATCAAGCTTTTTTTCCCGCCCATGACAACCGAGCAAAGAAAACTCATCGCAAAAGACGCCAAAGCGATGGGTGAAAAGGCTAAAGTGGCTGTAAGGAATATCCGCCAAGACGCTAATAATAAGATAAAAAAATTAGAAAAAGACAAAGAAATCAGCGAAGATGAAAGCAAAAAAGCCCAAGAGCAGATCCAAAAAATCACCGATGAAGCCATTAAACAAATTGATGAAAGCGTGAAAAACAAAGAAGACGCGATTTTAAAGGTCTAAACCATGGATATTAAGGCATGTTATCAAAACGCTAAAGCGCTGTTAGAGGGGCATTTCTTGCTCAGTAGCGGGTTTCATTCTAATTATTATTTGCAATCCGCTAAAGTTTTAGAAGATCCCAAACTAGCCGAACAATTAGCCAAAGAATTGGCCAAACAGATCCAAGAAGCCCATTTGAATATTGAATGCGTGTGTTCGCCTGCTATTGGGGGGATCTTGGCTGGGTATGAGCTTGCAAGGGCTTTGGGCGTGCGTTTTATTTTCACTGAAAGGGTGGATAATACCATGGCGTTAAGGCGTGGTTTTGAAGTCAAAAAAAACGAAAAAATTTTAGTGTGTGAGGACATTATCACTACGGGAAAATCCGCTATGGAATGCGCTAAAGTTTTAGAAGAAAAGGGCGCTCAAATCGTGGCTTTTGGCGCTTTAGCTAATCGGGGCATTTGCAAGCGCGTTCATTCTCATTTAAAAGCCCAAGAGGGTGCGTGTTTGCCTAGCCATTTGCCCTTGTTTGCTTTAGAAGATTTTGTTTTTGACATGCACAAGCCTAGCTCTTGCCCTTTGTGCGCTACTAGCGTTGCTATAAAGCCAGGAAGTCGTGGCAACTAAAAAAACCAAAAAAAATAAAATTCCAGAAAAAAAGCAAGCGTTAGAAAGCCCTTTAAAAGGGCTGTATCTCTCTTTGCGCTTAAAGGCCTTTATCACCGATATTTTTATGATTTATACCCCCATGCTTTACATAATGACCTATGCGATTTTAGGGAGCGCGAAGGATTTTAGGGAAAACCAGAGCGCGATTTTTTTATGCTTGCTTTTTTACGCCCTAACGCACAGCTTTTTTATCGCTTTTAAATCCCAAAGCCCTGGCATGCGTTACGCTCAGTTTAAATTAGTCAAAAACAATCGCAAAGAAGTGGGCTTTTTTTTAGCTTTGTGGCGGTTTGTTTTGTGGGTGTTGAGCATGGGGTTACTCATAGGGTTTGTTACGCCTTTTATTTTTAAGTTTTTTTTGCATGACAAACTCAGCGGCACTCATATTGAAACCATCAAGGAGGAAACATGAAAAATTTAGTGATCCTAAGCGGGGCTGGCATTTCAGCAGAAAGCGGGATTAAAACCTTTAGAGACGCTGATGGCTTGTGGGAAGGGCATGACATCATGGAAGTTGCCTCGCCTTATGGCTGGAAAAAGAACCCGCAAAAGGTGTTGGATTTCTACAACCAAAGGCGCCGACAGCTTTTTGAAGTTTATCCTAACAAGGCTCATGAGGCTTTAGCGGAATTGGAAAAACACTATCAAGTTAATATCATCACCCAAAATGTAGATGATTTGCATGAAAGGGCGGGCTCTTCTCGCATTTTGCACTTGCATGGGGAATTATTGAGCGTTCGCAGCGAAAAAGATCCTAATTTGGTTTATAGATGGGAAAAGGACTTGAATTTAGGCGACTTGGCCAAAGACAAATCGCAATTACGACCTGATATTGTGTGGTTTGGCGAAGCGGTGCCTTTGCTTAAAGAAGCAATTTCTTTAGTCAAACAAGCGCATCTTTTAATCATCATTGGCACTTCTTTGCAAGTCTATCCCGCCGCTAGCCTCTACACGCATGCACATAAAGACGCTCTCATTTATTACATTGACCCTAAGGCTAAAAACGCCCATTTGCCCCAGAATGTCCAATGCATTAATGATAGCGCGGTGCATGCCATGCAAGATTTAATGCCCAAACTCATAGAAATGGCCTCTTAAGAGATGTTAAAATAATTTTTATTTTTTCAGCTAACGATTAGCAAAAACATGGTTTAATTGGCTTTGTCATTTGCTAATAATTAAAGGAGTTTGAGAGTCTGATGCAACAAGCCACAGAAGCATTGAATCACCCCTATTTTGGCGTTTTTGTTTTGTTGGTATTCACCTTTTGGGTGTTTAACTTGACTTTGAGGATTCAAAGGTTTTTAAGCCGTAAAATGGCTCAAAAAAAGGGTGAAAAGCTCAAGCTCGCTCCCTATGAATGCGGGCCTGTGGCTCTCAAACAGCCTAATAGAGTGTCCCATCATTTCTATATCATGGCCATGCTTTTTATTTTATTTGATGTAGAAATCGTTTTCATGTTCCCTTGGGCGATTGGTTTTAAAAAATTAGGCTTGTTTGGACTCGTTGAAATGCTAGGCTTTGTCTTCTTTTTAACCATTGGTTTTATTTACGCTTTAAAGCGAAACGCTTTGAGCTGGCAAAAATTAGAGGTGAAATAATGCAACAAGCACCAGTTGTTCTAAGCACTTTGGATAAATTATTGAATTGGGGGCGTTCTAATTCGCTCTGGCCTTTGACCTACGGCTTGGCGTGTTGCGCGATTGAGATGATGGCGACAGGGGGTTCAAGGTTTGATTTTGACCGGTTTGGCACGATTTTTAGAGCTAGCCCTAGGCAATCTGATGTGATGATCATCGCTGGCACGCTCACTAAAAAACATGCCGAATTTATGCGCAGACTTTATGATCAAATGCCTGAGCCTAAATGGGTGATTTCTATGGGGAGTTGCGCTAACACGGGCGGGATGTTTAACACTTATGCGACCGTTCAAGGAGCGGATAGGGTAGTTCCTGTGGATATTTATTTGCCCGGTTGCGCGCCGCGTCCAGAGACTTTACAATACGCTCTTATGGTTTTGCAAGATAAAATCAGACGCTCTAAAGCGATCAAACAAGACGCTCCTAAAAGGTTGGTGTGATGGTAAGAAAACAATCCCCCTATGAAGATGTACAAAAACAATCGCGCCAGCATGACCCCTATAAAATCATAGAACCCACCCCTAAAAAATATTTAGAGGGCAGTGCTTATGAAGTCATTTACAACCACCTTTCTTACAAACATGAGATTTTAGACAAATATATAGAAACTAACACGGCTGTGTTTTGGATCAAAAAAGACGATATTTTTTCTGTCGCTACGACTTTAAGGCATTTGGGTTATGAATGTTTGAGCGAAATGAGTGCGATAGATTTGTGCGCTAAAAAAGGGCATTTTGAATTGTTTTATCAATTTGTGGGTTTTAGCGATAGTTGCAAGAACCGCCGTAGGGTGCGCGTGAAATGCATTCTGTTGCCTAATGAAAGCGTGGATTCTTTGAGTTTTTTATACCGATCGGCTAATTGGAGCGAGAGGGAAGCGTATGACATGCTTGGTATTGCGTTTGACAAACACCCCTATTTGAAACGCCTTATCATGCCGCATGATTGGGTGGGCCACCCTTTATTGCGTTCTTACCCGCTTAAAGGCGATGAATTCGCCCAATGGTATGAAGTGGATAAAATTTTTGGTAAAGAATACCGAGAAGTGGTGGGTAAAGAACAACGAGACAGCGCGAGGGTGGATGAAAAAGACACTTTCAATTTCGCCAAAATTGGCTATGAACAGGGCAAGGGCGAAGAATTAAAAGAAACAGAAGAAAAGCATGCGTTTAAGAAAATCCCTTTTGTCAAAGATTTGCACAAAATCGCCCCCACTATCTTAAAAAAGAGGCTATAAAATGGCTCAAAATTTCACGAAACTCAACCCTCAGTTTGAAAACATCATTTTTGAACATGATGACAACCAAATGATTTTAAACTTTGGCCCCCAACACCCCAGCAGTCATGGGCAATTGCGCTTGATTTTGGAATTAGAGGGCGAAAAAATCATTAAGGCTACCCCTGAAATTGGCTACTTGCATAGAGGCTGTGAAAAGTTAGGCGAAAACATGACCTATAACGAATACATGCCCACTACCGACAGATTGGATTACACTTCTTCTGCCAGCAATAATTACGCTTACGCGCATGCGGTAGAAACCTTGCTCAATTTAGAAATCCCTCGTCGAGCGCAAGTGATCCGCACGATTTTACTAGAGCTTAACCGCATGATCTCACACATCTTTTTTATCAGCGTGCATGCTTTAGATGTGGGGGCGATGAGCGTGTTTTTGTATGCGTTTAAAACGAGGGAATACGGCTTGGATTTGATGGAGGATTATTGCGGGGCTAGGCTCACGCATAACGCTATAAGGATTGGGGGCGTGCCTTTAGATTTACCCCCTAATTGGTTAGAAGGCTTAAAAAAGTTCTTGGGCGAAATGAGAGAATGCAAAAAACTCATTCAAGGCTTGTTGGACAAGAATCGCATTTGGCGGATGCGTTTGGAAAATGTGGGCGTTGTAACGCCCAAAATGGCGCAAAGCTGGGGCATGAGCGGTATCATGTTAAGAGGGAGTGGGATCGCTTATGACATTAGAAAAGAAGAGCCTTATGAGCTTTATAAAGAGCTTGATTTTGATGTGCCGGTGGGCAATTATGGCGATAGCTATGATAGGTATTGTTTGTATATGCTAGAAATTGATGAAAGCATCCGCATCATTGAACAACTCATTCCCATGTATGCTAAAACCGATACGCCTATCATGGCTCAAAACCCGCATTATATTTCTGCCCCTAAAGAAGATATAATGACGCAAAACTACGCCTTGATGCAGCATTTTGTTTTAGTGGCTCAAGGCATGCGCCCGCCCGTTGGGGAAGTGTATGCCCCCACAGAAAGCCCTAAAGGGGAATTAGGGTTTTTTATCCATTCAGAAGGCGAGCCTTACCCTCATAGATTAAAAATCAGAGCCCCTAGCTTTTATCACATTGGGGCTTTAAGCGATATTTTAGTGGGGCAATATTTAGCGGATGCGGTAACCGTGATTGGCTCAACCAATGCGGTGTTTGGCGAGGTGGATAGATGAAACGCTTTGATTTACGCCCCTTAAAAGCGGGTATTTTTGAACGCTTAGAAGAATTGATTGAAAAAGAAATGCAACCTAATGAAGTCGCTATTTTCATGTTTGAAGTGGGGGATTTTTCTAATATCCCTAAGAGCGCTGAATTTATCCAATCTAAAGGGCATGAGCTCCTCAATTCTTTGCGTTTCAATCAAGCGGATTGGACGATTGTCGTGAGGAAAAAGGCTTGATTTTGAGCGGCTTTAACCCCTTAAATTCTCCCTTAATCGCAAGCTCTTCTCTTAGCTTGAAAGAAGCCTATTGTTTAGAAAAATTATCTCTTAAGAAAGGGTTTAAAATCAATTACAAGATGACAAAAGATAGCTTAAACCTTTTAGAAAAAAGCGATTTGTGCGTTTTGTTTGGGGGTTTTTCAAACGCTTGTTTGAATGAAAATGAACGATTGGTTTTAGAAAACATTAACCAACTAAAACTCCCCTACGCCTTGTTAAGACCCTTACAAGACACAAGAGACTTGCAAGAAAATTGCCTTTTTGCGTCGTATGAAATCAACACGGAAGCGGCGGTTTTGGCTTTGATTTTAAGGGGTATTTTAGAAAAAACTTCCCAATTAAAAGGGCATGTTTTAGAAGATGTTGATGTGGGGTATTTAAGTTCTGAAGCGAACATGAGCGAAGAAGAATTGCAAGAACTTATCGCTCTTATCATTAAAGCAAAAAAAAGGGTGCTTGTTTTAAACAGAGAAATCACTAAGCATGCGGATAGCGCCTTTTTATACACCCTTTTAAGCGAGTTGCAAAACCACCTAGAAATTTTGCATATCCCTTGCAATAATTCAAACGCAACAACCGCTTTTTATGATTTTAAAGATCAAGAATGGCTGCTAGAAACAGCCTTAAAAGAGGGTGTTTTGCCTTTTGAATCGCAACTTAAATCAAAAGATTTAGAGCTTTTAGAGCGAATGGGTGAGGCTAACGGCTCGTTTGTTTATGTTTCTTACAAGAGTCTTGAAACCCCCAGATTATCTTTTTCCAAGCAATTTAAGATCGCTAATAAAATCCAGCATTCTAAAGCGGGGTTTCAAATCTCAAATAAAACGCTAGAATGCGAGTTAGAAGAAAGCCCCCATTTGAAGGGTTTGATTGCGATTTTAGAAGGGGCGTTTTTTGACGCTTACCCTTATATCCCTATTTTATCCCACTCTCAAGGAATTTCATGATCACAATGAACATCAATGGCAAAATGATTGAATGCCAAGAGGGACAAAGCGTTTTAGAGGCTGCTAGGAGCGCTGGGATCTACATCCCTACTATTTGCTATTTAAGCGGTTGCTCGCCCACAGTCGCATGCAAAATGTGCATGGTTGAAATGGATGGCAAACGGGTTTATAGTTGCAACACGAAAGCCAAAAACAACGCCGTTATCCTCACCAACACCCCAACGCTCATGGATGAAAGAAAAAGCATCATGCAAACTTATGATGTCAATCACCCCCTAGAGTGTGGCGTGTGCGATAAGAGCGGGGAGTGCGAATTGCAAGACATGACGCATTTAACCGGCGTAGAGCACCAACCTTATGCGGTGGCTGATGATTTTAAAGCGCTAGATTCATGGGCACAAGCCTTGTATGATCCCAATTTGTGCATCATGTGCGAAAGGTGCGTAACCACTTGCAAGGACAATGTGGGCGAAGACAACCTCAAAGCCACTAAAGCCAATTTGCATGCTCCAGATAAATTTAAAGACCGCATGTCCAAAGACGCTTTTAGCGTGTGGAGTCGTAAGCAAAAAGGCATTATTTCTTTTGTGGGCAGCGTGCCTTGTTATGATTGCGGGGAGTGCATTGCGGTATGCCCTGTGGGCGCTTTGAGTTATAAAGATTTCGCTTACACGGCTAACGCATGGGAATTAAAAAAGATCCATTCTACTTGTTCGCATTGTTCAGCCGGTTGTTTGATTTCTTATGATGTGCGCCATTTTGATACTCTAGGCGAAGAATCTAAAATTTTTAGAGTGCTTAATGATTTTTACCATAACCCTATTTGTGGGGCAGGCCGTTTCGCTTTTGATGTGAGCTCTAGCCCTAAAGGCAGCACTAATCTTAAAGAAGCGCAAAACGCCCTCAAAGAATGCGAAGCGGTGTGGATAGGAGGAGACATTACGAATGAAGAGGCGTTTTTAATAGAGCGTTTGAGGAAAAAACTTGATTTTAAAATCTACAATCAAGAAGCGTATCGTTTCCAACAATTCTTAAAAGTATTGGGCGAAGTTGAACGCCCCAGCATTGAAGAGATTAAAACTTCTCATTTAGTCATCACAATAGGATCTTCTATCAAAACAGAAAACCCTTTGGTGCGCTATGCTATCAATAACGCCCTCAAACTCAATAAAGCTTCTTTGATCGCTATGCACCCTATCAAGGATAACGCGTTAGCGAATTTGTGCCGAAGCTCTTTTTGCATCACCCATGAAGTGGGGGCTGAAGAAATCCTTTTGGGCATGCTTTTAAAAATGCTTAACATTGAAAGCGCGGCTCTAAAAAGTTTAGAAGATTCCAAGCAAAGCATTGTAGATGAAGCGGCTCTTAAAGCCTTAGAAGAAGAGCGAAAAAAAGCTTTAGAACAAGCCGAGCAAGGGTGCAATATTGGAGAAAATAAGGCAGAAAATCAAGAAGAGGATAAAACAGAAGCAGCCACCCCAAAAGAAGAAAATCAAGAAAAAAACAAGACAGAGGTTAAAGAAGAAAGTATTGAAGTCCCTACCAAAACCACTTATTTGTTGCTTGAAGAAGCGGGCATCAATTCAGAAACTTATGAAAAAATTCTGGCTCTTTTGCAAAAATCAAATAACACCTTGCTAGTGGTTGGCGAAGAAATCTATAGCCATAAACAAGCCCACAATATCGCTAAAATGTTGCGTTTGTTAGCCCAAAAAAGCGCTATTAAACTCATTCTTATCCCCCCAAGCGCCAACGCTTTAGGCATCGCTTCCCTTTGTGAATTGAGCGAAGAAATTTTTGAACATGAAAAAATTGTAGGCATTCGCGCTCAAGGGGATTTCACTATCAATAGCGATGATAGGGTTTTTGGAAAAGACGCCGTCAGCAAAGTGGATTTTATTTTACCCAGCCTTAACCAGCTAGAGGGCACGATCACTAATATTGAAGGGCGCGTGTTGCCCTTAAAACCGGCTTTGAGATTTGAAGGCTATGATTTGAGCGATATTATGCAAGGCTTTGGCTTTGTGGAAGAAAACCTCACAGAATGCACCCACAAACTCCCTACAGAAGCGGGCTTTAAAGCCATAGAATTTGACCATCTAACCAACTATTTCACTAACGACAGAGTCAATCACAGAGGCTATCTGCTAGGAACAAGCCCTTTTGAAAAGAGC contains:
- a CDS encoding NuoB/complex I 20 kDa subunit family protein, giving the protein MQQAPVVLSTLDKLLNWGRSNSLWPLTYGLACCAIEMMATGGSRFDFDRFGTIFRASPRQSDVMIIAGTLTKKHAEFMRRLYDQMPEPKWVISMGSCANTGGMFNTYATVQGADRVVPVDIYLPGCAPRPETLQYALMVLQDKIRRSKAIKQDAPKRLV
- a CDS encoding NADH-quinone oxidoreductase subunit C; the protein is MVRKQSPYEDVQKQSRQHDPYKIIEPTPKKYLEGSAYEVIYNHLSYKHEILDKYIETNTAVFWIKKDDIFSVATTLRHLGYECLSEMSAIDLCAKKGHFELFYQFVGFSDSCKNRRRVRVKCILLPNESVDSLSFLYRSANWSEREAYDMLGIAFDKHPYLKRLIMPHDWVGHPLLRSYPLKGDEFAQWYEVDKIFGKEYREVVGKEQRDSARVDEKDTFNFAKIGYEQGKGEELKETEEKHAFKKIPFVKDLHKIAPTILKKRL
- a CDS encoding NADH-ubiquinone oxidoreductase subunit E family protein, yielding MKRFDLRPLKAGIFERLEELIEKEMQPNEVAIFMFEVGDFSNIPKSAEFIQSKGHELLNSLRFNQADWTIVVRKKA
- a CDS encoding SIR2 family NAD-dependent protein deacylase gives rise to the protein MKNLVILSGAGISAESGIKTFRDADGLWEGHDIMEVASPYGWKKNPQKVLDFYNQRRRQLFEVYPNKAHEALAELEKHYQVNIITQNVDDLHERAGSSRILHLHGELLSVRSEKDPNLVYRWEKDLNLGDLAKDKSQLRPDIVWFGEAVPLLKEAISLVKQAHLLIIIGTSLQVYPAASLYTHAHKDALIYYIDPKAKNAHLPQNVQCINDSAVHAMQDLMPKLIEMAS
- the nuoD gene encoding NADH dehydrogenase (quinone) subunit D, translating into MAQNFTKLNPQFENIIFEHDDNQMILNFGPQHPSSHGQLRLILELEGEKIIKATPEIGYLHRGCEKLGENMTYNEYMPTTDRLDYTSSASNNYAYAHAVETLLNLEIPRRAQVIRTILLELNRMISHIFFISVHALDVGAMSVFLYAFKTREYGLDLMEDYCGARLTHNAIRIGGVPLDLPPNWLEGLKKFLGEMRECKKLIQGLLDKNRIWRMRLENVGVVTPKMAQSWGMSGIMLRGSGIAYDIRKEEPYELYKELDFDVPVGNYGDSYDRYCLYMLEIDESIRIIEQLIPMYAKTDTPIMAQNPHYISAPKEDIMTQNYALMQHFVLVAQGMRPPVGEVYAPTESPKGELGFFIHSEGEPYPHRLKIRAPSFYHIGALSDILVGQYLADAVTVIGSTNAVFGEVDR
- a CDS encoding NAD(P)H-quinone oxidoreductase subunit 3; the protein is MQQATEALNHPYFGVFVLLVFTFWVFNLTLRIQRFLSRKMAQKKGEKLKLAPYECGPVALKQPNRVSHHFYIMAMLFILFDVEIVFMFPWAIGFKKLGLFGLVEMLGFVFFLTIGFIYALKRNALSWQKLEVK